In a genomic window of Perognathus longimembris pacificus isolate PPM17 chromosome 21, ASM2315922v1, whole genome shotgun sequence:
- the LOC125339289 gene encoding LOW QUALITY PROTEIN: thioredoxin-related transmembrane protein 2-like (The sequence of the model RefSeq protein was modified relative to this genomic sequence to represent the inferred CDS: inserted 1 base in 1 codon): MAILAPLIALIYSVPRLSQWLARPYCLLSALLSAAFLLVRKQPPLCNGLPTQREDGSPCDFDWREVEILMFLSAIVMMKSRGSITGEQHVGNIFIFSKVANAILFFRLDIRMGLLYITLCIVFLMTCKPPLYMGPEYIKYFSDKTTDEELERDKNVTWIVEFFANWSNDCQSFAPIYTDLSLKYNCTGLNFGKVDXGCYTDVRTRYKVSTSPLTKQLPTRILFQGGKEVMRPQIDKKGRAVSWTFSEENVIGEFNLNELYHRAKKLSKSGDQILEEESSVASTPTTVPRRESKKDK; this comes from the exons ATGGCAATTCTGGCGCCTCTCATTGCTCTGATCTATTCCGTGCCGCGGCTTTCACAATGGCTGGCCCGCCCTTACTGCCTTCTGTCTGCCCTGCTCTCTGCTGCCTTCCTGCTCGTGAGGAAACAACCGCCACTGTGCAACGGTCTCCCTACCCAGCGCGAAGATGGCAGCCCGTGTGACTTTGACTGGAGAGAAGTAGAGATCCTGATGTTTCTCAGTGCCATCGTGATGATGAAGAGTCGAGGGTCAATCACTGGAGAGCAACATGTAGGCAACATCTTCATATTTAGTAAAGTGGCAAATGCAATTCTTTTCTTCCGCCTGGATATTCGAATGGGACTTCTTTACATCACACTCTGCATAGTGTTTCTGATGACCTGCAAACCTCCTCTGTATATGGGCCCTGAGTATATCAAATACTTCAGTGATAAAACCACAGATGAAGAACTGGAGCGGGACAAGAACGTCACTTGGATTGTGGAGTTCTTTGCCAATTGGTCTAATGATTGCCAGTCATTTGCTCCCATCTACACAGACCTCTCCCTCAAGTATAACTGCACTGGACTAAATTTTGGGAAAGTGG GTGGATGCTACACTGATGTTAGAACGCGGTACAAAGTGAGCACATCACCTCTCACCAAACAACTCCCCACCCGGATCCTGTTCCAAGGTGGCAAGGAGGTAATGCGGCCACAGATTGACAAGAAAGGACGAGCTGTCTCTTGGACCTTCTCTGAGGAGAATGTGATTGGTGAATTTAACCTGAATGAGCTCTACCATCGAGCCAAGAAGTTATCCAAGAGTGGAGATCAGATCCTGGAGGAGGAGTCGTCTGTGGCCTCCACTCCTACCACAGTGCCACgtagagaaagcaagaaggaCAAGTAG